The Cupriavidus nantongensis genome has a segment encoding these proteins:
- a CDS encoding TetR/AcrR family transcriptional regulator C-terminal domain-containing protein, producing MKAPKIRRDQVIQAALDLLDQEGLEGLTLRKLALALDIQAPSLYWHFSGKQALIDAIADALVMDVVLPHGPDQQWDSRLRQIAAALRQALLKHRDGARVFAGTYVVSDNVLRINESMLEAFALAGVDVSRASTYSFSVLYYILGFVMEEQALGPHSEFDVASRKSAFEELAKRSYPRNLAAREAIFSTDFDARFSTGLELIISGVKQQASETASKAAPPLTAGPGGASSVKRRSARRG from the coding sequence ATGAAAGCCCCGAAAATTCGACGTGATCAGGTCATTCAGGCTGCGCTAGACCTTTTGGATCAGGAGGGTCTCGAGGGATTGACGCTGCGCAAGCTGGCGTTGGCCCTCGACATACAGGCCCCTTCGCTCTATTGGCATTTCAGCGGGAAACAAGCACTGATTGATGCTATTGCGGACGCGCTCGTGATGGATGTTGTGCTGCCCCACGGCCCGGATCAGCAGTGGGACAGCCGACTCAGGCAAATTGCCGCGGCGCTGCGGCAGGCGTTACTGAAGCACCGTGATGGCGCCCGTGTCTTTGCGGGGACTTATGTCGTGTCGGACAACGTGCTGCGCATTAACGAGTCGATGCTGGAAGCATTCGCGCTGGCCGGCGTCGATGTGTCCCGTGCTTCGACGTATTCCTTCAGCGTGCTCTACTACATCCTGGGTTTTGTGATGGAAGAACAGGCACTCGGACCTCACAGCGAGTTCGATGTCGCTTCACGCAAGTCTGCCTTCGAGGAGCTGGCGAAGCGCAGCTATCCGAGGAATTTGGCTGCTCGGGAGGCCATCTTTTCTACCGATTTCGACGCACGCTTCAGTACGGGGCTGGAACTGATCATCTCTGGCGTCAAGCAACAGGCGAGCGAGACCGCGAGTAAAGCCGCGCCACCCCTGACTGCAGGACCGGGCGGCGCCAGTTCGGTTAAAAGACGCTCTGCACGACGCGGATAA
- a CDS encoding IclR family transcriptional regulator, which translates to MKRTTTIPTPPPDAAHILVPADAPAGNGCADDRNFVTALARGMELLRAFGPQDDYLGNAELSRRTGIPRPTVSRLTYTLATLGYLTYIEATEKYRLGQGAMVLGHRYVAGAGIREIAQPLMQSLAFATDCTVALAMPDRHAMVYLESCQPRGALVIRLAPGARLPMATSAIGRAWLAGLDADHREAALAELARHYGARWPAVRVGVERALRDHARRGFCVAHAEWDRTVSGAAAPLRLAGSSEVLALNIGGAAARLSPEILEANLGPRVRELAQTLQARLWQPGGARATARFASEQPEPGPEPGAMKRA; encoded by the coding sequence ATGAAACGCACCACCACCATTCCCACGCCGCCGCCCGATGCCGCGCACATCCTGGTGCCGGCCGACGCGCCGGCGGGCAATGGCTGTGCCGATGACCGCAATTTCGTCACGGCGCTGGCGCGCGGCATGGAGCTGCTGCGCGCATTCGGGCCGCAGGACGATTACCTGGGCAACGCCGAGCTGTCGCGGCGCACGGGCATTCCGCGGCCGACGGTGTCGCGGCTGACCTATACGCTGGCGACGCTGGGCTACCTGACCTATATCGAAGCGACCGAGAAATACCGGCTGGGGCAGGGCGCGATGGTGCTGGGGCATCGCTATGTCGCGGGCGCCGGCATCCGCGAGATCGCGCAGCCGCTGATGCAGTCGCTGGCGTTCGCGACGGATTGCACGGTGGCGCTGGCAATGCCGGACCGCCATGCCATGGTCTACCTGGAAAGCTGCCAGCCGCGCGGCGCGCTGGTGATCCGGCTGGCGCCGGGCGCGCGGCTGCCGATGGCTACGTCGGCGATCGGGCGGGCGTGGCTGGCGGGTCTCGATGCGGATCACCGCGAGGCCGCGCTGGCCGAGCTGGCCCGGCACTACGGCGCGCGCTGGCCGGCGGTACGCGTGGGCGTGGAGCGCGCGCTGCGCGACCATGCGCGGCGCGGCTTCTGCGTGGCGCACGCGGAATGGGACCGCACCGTCAGCGGCGCCGCCGCGCCGCTGCGGCTGGCGGGCAGCAGCGAGGTGCTGGCGCTGAATATCGGCGGCGCCGCGGCGCGGCTGTCGCCGGAAATCCTGGAAGCCAACCTGGGCCCGCGCGTGCGCGAGCTGGCGCAGACCCTGCAGGCGCGGCTGTGGCAGCCTGGCGGCGCGCGCGCGACCGCGCGCTTTGCCTCCGAGCAGCCGGAACCGGGGCCCGAGCCCGGCGCGATGAAGCGGGCCTGA
- a CDS encoding tripartite tricarboxylate transporter substrate binding protein — translation MNKPTWIQRCQAGAKAGKLSMAAAALGILATTMAAPAAAQNNGWPSKPIRMIVPFPAGSFTDTVARVLSERLTRSLGQPVVVENKAGANGLIGVGEAARAAPDGYTLLVTNSSSITINPQIYKKGTYSPKDFTPVTLVLEAPFILVTNPDWSQKNAVGSVPELVRYATQHPGKVSYGSAGPGNIAHLSFAMLNNRTRIKTTHIPYKSAAQAQLAVISGELDTAFDTWTALPQIKAGKLKPLAVSAPKRMAQLPDVPTLEELGISPFDVTFWIGMLVPAGTPPQIVQKLHSVAQGLLEDSKAKTALGQQGDVVMIDPTSFAKRVAREEGNWTAVIQREAITLD, via the coding sequence ATGAACAAACCGACATGGATCCAGCGCTGCCAGGCAGGCGCAAAGGCCGGCAAACTCAGCATGGCGGCAGCCGCGCTTGGCATCCTGGCCACGACCATGGCCGCGCCGGCCGCGGCCCAGAATAACGGCTGGCCCAGCAAGCCGATCCGGATGATCGTTCCCTTTCCGGCGGGCTCATTCACGGATACCGTGGCCCGGGTGCTTTCGGAGCGCCTGACCAGGTCCCTCGGCCAGCCTGTGGTGGTGGAAAACAAGGCGGGCGCGAACGGACTGATCGGCGTGGGCGAGGCCGCCAGGGCCGCGCCTGACGGTTATACCTTGCTGGTCACCAACTCCAGCAGCATCACCATCAATCCGCAGATCTACAAGAAGGGCACCTATTCGCCGAAGGACTTCACGCCGGTCACGCTGGTCCTCGAGGCGCCGTTCATCCTGGTCACCAATCCTGACTGGTCGCAGAAGAACGCGGTCGGTTCGGTGCCGGAGCTGGTGCGCTACGCGACGCAGCATCCCGGCAAGGTCAGCTATGGCTCGGCCGGGCCGGGCAATATCGCGCATCTCAGCTTTGCCATGCTGAACAACCGGACCAGGATCAAGACCACGCACATTCCGTATAAGTCCGCGGCCCAGGCGCAACTGGCCGTGATCAGCGGTGAGCTGGATACGGCCTTCGACACGTGGACGGCGCTGCCTCAGATCAAGGCGGGCAAGCTCAAGCCCCTCGCCGTCAGCGCACCGAAGCGCATGGCGCAGTTGCCGGACGTGCCAACGCTGGAGGAGCTGGGCATTTCGCCGTTCGACGTGACTTTCTGGATCGGCATGCTGGTGCCGGCCGGCACGCCGCCGCAGATCGTCCAGAAGCTTCATTCGGTCGCGCAAGGGCTGCTCGAGGACAGCAAGGCGAAGACCGCGCTGGGCCAGCAAGGCGATGTCGTAATGATCGATCCGACCAGTTTCGCCAAGCGCGTGGCAAGGGAGGAGGGCAACTGGACGGCCGTGATCCAGCGCGAAGCCATCACGCTGGATTGA
- a CDS encoding MFS transporter, whose amino-acid sequence MPPEQGLPQPQRTWAILTVFFGLIMAVLDGSIANIALPSISRELQADPARTIWVVNAYQLTVTVCLLPLSSLGDILGYKRVYRAGLATFLVGSLLCALSVNLPMLVAARVLQGIGGAGIMSVNTALVRFIYPPTRLGRGIGLNALVVGVTIAVGPSLGALILAVASWPWLFAVNVPVAIAALALSRTALPDTPPQPRSFDYPSALLSALVFGMFILSVDGLGHPGWRVAGCAGVALAVGLGWLLVRRQRGRAAPLVPVDLFASRAFTLAVGTSFCSFMTQMLSFIALPFFLEYQLGRSLQETGLLITPWPLMVAVMAAVSGRLSDRYPASILAGIGLAMLGGGLVGLATLGPDAGSFDIAWRMAMCGTGFGFFQSPNNRAMIGATPPERSGGASGAQATTRLLGQTTGTALVALLFSLSPAGAARMALYLAAGVAAVGAMISLSRLRGPSGETVGREAVEPDA is encoded by the coding sequence ATGCCGCCAGAACAAGGCCTACCCCAGCCCCAGCGCACCTGGGCCATCCTCACCGTTTTCTTCGGCCTGATCATGGCCGTGCTCGACGGCTCGATCGCCAATATCGCGCTGCCGTCGATCTCGCGCGAACTGCAGGCCGATCCCGCCCGCACCATCTGGGTCGTCAACGCCTACCAGCTGACGGTGACCGTGTGCCTGCTGCCGCTGTCGTCGCTGGGGGACATCCTGGGCTACAAGCGGGTCTACCGCGCCGGTCTGGCAACTTTCCTGGTGGGGTCGCTGCTGTGCGCGCTGTCGGTCAACCTGCCGATGCTGGTGGCCGCGCGCGTGCTGCAGGGCATCGGCGGCGCCGGCATCATGAGCGTCAACACCGCGCTGGTGCGCTTTATCTACCCGCCCACGCGGCTGGGCCGCGGCATCGGCCTCAATGCGCTGGTGGTGGGCGTGACCATCGCCGTGGGGCCGTCGCTGGGCGCGCTGATCCTGGCGGTGGCGAGCTGGCCCTGGCTGTTTGCGGTCAATGTGCCGGTGGCGATCGCCGCGCTGGCGCTGAGCCGCACCGCGCTGCCGGATACGCCGCCGCAGCCGCGCAGTTTCGACTACCCCAGCGCGCTGCTGTCGGCGCTGGTATTCGGCATGTTTATCCTGAGCGTCGACGGACTCGGCCACCCCGGCTGGCGCGTGGCCGGCTGCGCAGGCGTGGCGCTCGCGGTGGGGCTGGGCTGGCTGCTGGTGCGGCGCCAGCGCGGACGCGCCGCACCGCTGGTGCCTGTCGACCTGTTCGCCAGCCGCGCGTTTACGCTGGCGGTGGGGACTTCGTTCTGCTCGTTCATGACGCAGATGCTGTCCTTTATCGCGCTGCCGTTCTTCCTCGAATACCAGCTCGGCCGCTCGCTGCAGGAGACCGGCCTGCTGATCACGCCGTGGCCGCTGATGGTGGCGGTGATGGCGGCGGTCTCGGGCCGGCTGTCGGACCGCTATCCGGCCAGCATCCTCGCCGGCATCGGACTGGCCATGCTCGGCGGCGGCCTGGTCGGCCTGGCCACGCTGGGGCCTGACGCCGGCAGCTTCGACATCGCCTGGCGCATGGCCATGTGCGGCACCGGCTTCGGCTTCTTCCAGTCCCCCAACAACCGTGCCATGATCGGCGCCACGCCGCCGGAACGCAGCGGCGGCGCCAGCGGCGCGCAGGCGACCACGCGACTGCTGGGGCAGACCACGGGCACGGCACTGGTGGCGCTGCTGTTCAGCCTGTCGCCGGCGGGCGCGGCGCGGATGGCGTTGTATCTGGCAGCGGGCGTGGCGGCGGTGGGGGCGATGATCAGTTTGAGCCGGTTGCGCGGGCCGAGTGGCGAGACGGTGGGGCGGGAGGCGGTGGAGCCGGATGCGTGA
- a CDS encoding aldehyde dehydrogenase family protein produces MNAYSPQQLKANDGSTALPDCMLIGGVLVKGAATMDVVNPATGMVLGVAPRASANQVEEAIASAKAALEKWSRSDLTHRRLVLRDIADVVDANASQLACLLTQEQGKPIADAMMEVRGTATFFRHVADAELVPTSLEHSGVRQVELHRRPLGVVAVIVPWNFPLLLMAFKVPGALLTGNTVVIKPAATTPLTTLMFAGLVASIVPAGVLNVITDSNDLGSILTSHPDVAKVSFTGSTATGYLVMANAAKTLKRVTLELGGNDPAIVLDDAVPADIAQGIFRAAFFNAGQACIAIKRLYIHSSIYDELCAELVRLATDVTVGDGLDSRTTMGPLQNRAQYEKVKSILADAATKGRILTGGPIEDNEGYFIRPTIVADIEEGARLVDEEQFGPALPLIRYTDLDDAIRRANASEYGLGASVWSSDVSRARDVAERLVCGSVWINQHLDLAPHIPQAGAKQSGFGVELGGEGLLEFTQIQVVNIKGDSAPRELS; encoded by the coding sequence ATGAACGCTTACTCGCCACAACAGCTCAAGGCCAACGACGGCTCAACAGCCTTGCCCGACTGCATGCTTATTGGCGGCGTCCTAGTTAAAGGCGCCGCCACCATGGACGTAGTGAATCCGGCCACTGGCATGGTCCTGGGTGTCGCGCCGCGCGCATCGGCCAACCAGGTTGAGGAGGCCATAGCCAGCGCAAAAGCAGCGCTGGAAAAGTGGTCGCGCAGCGATCTGACGCACCGGCGCCTTGTGCTACGGGACATTGCCGACGTCGTCGATGCGAATGCCAGCCAGCTTGCATGCCTGCTCACGCAGGAACAGGGCAAACCCATTGCCGATGCGATGATGGAAGTCCGGGGCACAGCCACGTTCTTTCGGCATGTCGCCGACGCCGAACTGGTGCCGACTTCCCTCGAACACAGTGGGGTCCGCCAGGTCGAACTGCATCGACGTCCGCTGGGTGTAGTCGCGGTGATCGTGCCCTGGAATTTCCCCTTGCTGCTGATGGCCTTCAAGGTTCCTGGGGCGCTGCTGACCGGTAACACTGTCGTGATCAAGCCCGCCGCGACGACCCCGCTGACGACACTGATGTTCGCCGGGCTGGTTGCCTCCATCGTCCCGGCCGGCGTTCTCAATGTGATAACCGACAGCAACGACCTGGGCAGCATTCTGACCTCGCATCCGGATGTCGCGAAGGTGTCGTTTACCGGGTCCACCGCAACCGGGTATTTGGTAATGGCCAATGCGGCGAAAACGCTGAAGCGTGTCACCCTCGAGCTGGGCGGAAACGACCCGGCCATCGTACTTGACGATGCCGTTCCGGCAGACATCGCGCAGGGCATCTTCCGTGCCGCCTTCTTCAATGCAGGTCAGGCGTGCATTGCCATCAAACGTCTGTACATCCACTCATCCATCTACGACGAACTTTGCGCTGAGCTGGTCAGGCTTGCCACGGACGTCACGGTTGGCGATGGATTGGACAGCCGGACGACCATGGGGCCACTCCAGAATCGTGCCCAGTATGAAAAGGTCAAGAGCATCCTGGCGGACGCCGCTACCAAGGGACGGATTTTGACTGGCGGCCCAATCGAGGATAACGAAGGCTACTTCATCCGTCCGACCATTGTCGCTGACATCGAGGAAGGCGCCCGCCTGGTCGACGAGGAGCAGTTTGGCCCGGCGCTTCCGCTAATTCGTTATACCGACCTCGACGACGCCATTCGGCGCGCGAATGCCAGCGAATACGGTCTCGGTGCGTCGGTGTGGTCCTCGGACGTCAGCCGGGCCCGCGATGTGGCGGAACGACTGGTATGCGGCAGCGTCTGGATCAACCAGCATCTTGATCTGGCCCCGCATATTCCTCAGGCGGGCGCAAAGCAGTCCGGGTTCGGCGTCGAACTTGGCGGCGAAGGACTTCTGGAGTTTACCCAGATTCAAGTCGTCAACATCAAGGGCGACAGCGCACCTAGGGAGTTGAGTTGA
- a CDS encoding SDR family oxidoreductase: MEVRNKTVVVTGAATGIGRALALAFAQAGARGVAVADLNAAGAATVAAEVQAAAPACQVFAQPVDVADAAAVQGLADMATQRFGQVDIFCSNAGIILRKGLEASAGDWQRIWEINVMAHIHAAKAVLPQMLERGDGYFVNTVSAAGLLSQIGSAPYAVTKHAAIGFAEWLSITYGERGIKVSCICPQGVQTNMLFGENGERKGFLQEGSVTAEHVAAVTLEGVADERFLILPHPEVLEYYRRKGQDYDRWLRGMRRLHDKVMQEFGGIAV; the protein is encoded by the coding sequence ATGGAAGTACGCAACAAGACCGTCGTCGTGACCGGCGCGGCCACCGGCATCGGCCGTGCGCTGGCACTGGCCTTTGCGCAGGCCGGCGCGCGCGGCGTGGCCGTGGCTGACCTGAACGCAGCCGGCGCCGCCACGGTGGCGGCCGAGGTCCAGGCCGCCGCGCCCGCTTGCCAGGTGTTTGCCCAGCCGGTCGACGTGGCCGACGCGGCCGCGGTGCAGGGGCTGGCCGACATGGCCACGCAGCGCTTCGGCCAGGTCGACATCTTCTGTTCCAACGCCGGCATCATCCTGCGCAAGGGCCTGGAAGCCAGCGCCGGCGACTGGCAGCGCATCTGGGAAATCAACGTGATGGCGCACATCCATGCGGCAAAGGCGGTGCTGCCGCAGATGCTGGAGCGCGGCGACGGCTACTTCGTCAACACGGTGTCGGCGGCGGGCCTGCTGTCGCAGATCGGCTCGGCGCCTTACGCGGTGACCAAGCACGCCGCGATCGGCTTTGCCGAGTGGCTGTCGATCACCTACGGCGAGCGCGGTATCAAGGTCAGCTGCATCTGCCCGCAGGGCGTGCAGACCAATATGCTGTTCGGCGAGAACGGCGAGCGCAAGGGCTTCCTGCAGGAAGGCTCGGTCACCGCCGAGCATGTCGCCGCGGTGACGCTGGAGGGCGTGGCCGACGAGCGCTTCCTGATCTTGCCGCATCCCGAAGTGCTTGAGTACTATCGGCGCAAGGGCCAGGACTATGACCGCTGGCTGCGCGGCATGCGCCGGCTGCACGACAAGGTGATGCAGGAGTTCGGCGGCATCGCGGTCTGA
- a CDS encoding Bug family tripartite tricarboxylate transporter substrate binding protein — MRFGTVAAAAVLAASFLTGPVAAQAQGYPAKPIRIVVGFPTGGAPDTLARIVSEKISPAWGQPVVVDNKPGAGGNIGAEAVAHAPADGHTLALGTVGTHSINGALYSKMPYDMVKDFTPVMLIASTPNVLVVNPGVPAKNVAELIALAKARPGGLTFGTPGIGTSPHVAGEMFNAMAGVKITHVPYKGRAMAIPDLLGGHITMMFDNLPSALPVVREGKLRALGITSARRSASAPDIPTLAEQGLPGFEADSWFAVFAPANTPKEVVAKLNAELNRIFTLPDVQAKLKTLGLDPVLGTPEKLAAYQRQEIAKWARVVKESGAKAE, encoded by the coding sequence ATGCGTTTCGGTACCGTTGCCGCGGCGGCAGTGCTTGCCGCATCCTTCCTGACCGGCCCCGTCGCCGCGCAGGCACAGGGCTACCCCGCCAAGCCCATCCGCATCGTGGTCGGCTTCCCCACCGGCGGCGCGCCCGACACGCTGGCGCGCATCGTCTCGGAGAAAATCTCGCCCGCCTGGGGCCAGCCGGTGGTGGTCGACAACAAGCCCGGCGCCGGCGGCAATATCGGCGCCGAGGCGGTGGCGCACGCGCCGGCCGACGGCCACACGCTGGCGCTCGGCACCGTCGGCACGCATTCGATCAACGGCGCGTTGTACAGCAAGATGCCGTACGACATGGTCAAGGACTTCACGCCGGTGATGCTGATTGCCTCGACGCCCAACGTGCTGGTGGTCAATCCCGGCGTGCCGGCGAAGAACGTGGCGGAACTGATCGCGCTGGCCAAGGCACGGCCGGGCGGCCTGACCTTCGGCACGCCGGGCATCGGCACCTCGCCGCACGTGGCGGGGGAAATGTTCAATGCGATGGCGGGCGTCAAGATCACACATGTCCCTTACAAGGGCCGCGCCATGGCCATTCCCGACCTGCTCGGCGGCCATATCACCATGATGTTCGACAACCTGCCCTCGGCCCTGCCGGTGGTTCGCGAAGGCAAGCTGCGCGCGCTGGGCATCACCAGCGCCAGGCGCTCGGCCTCGGCACCGGATATCCCGACGCTGGCCGAGCAGGGCCTGCCGGGCTTCGAAGCGGATTCGTGGTTCGCGGTGTTCGCGCCGGCGAACACGCCAAAGGAGGTCGTGGCCAAACTGAATGCCGAGCTCAACCGCATCTTCACGCTGCCTGATGTGCAGGCGAAGCTGAAGACGCTGGGACTGGACCCGGTGCTGGGCACGCCGGAAAAACTGGCCGCGTACCAGCGCCAGGAAATCGCCAAGTGGGCGAGGGTGGTGAAGGAATCGGGGGCGAAGGCGGAGTAA
- a CDS encoding FAD-dependent monooxygenase, which yields MLKEYQVVIAGAGPVGCWLAGELQLAGISTLVLEQSESIDPQSRALTVHPRTIETFASRGVEKAFLDEGVAIPAGHFGLLDYRLNFRPLESPYPFTLAILQARTTELLQQRACDLGAEIRRGHKVQSFTETDSTVTVAVQGPNGPYSVDTEYLVGCDGVRSTVRNCAGIPFPGTDATVYGWLGDVILDSPPDDVAINKWTSAGAIAVVKLPGERHRLVGISPDDVRTDRPGAFTLEELRAKTVAIMGTDYGMHSPSWLSRYNNTARQAQAYRKGRILLAGDAAHQHMPAGGVGLNVGIQDAMNLGWKLAATINGWAPAGLLDSYHAERHPVGQNLLEHTQAQTLLMSVFTNECRDLRSLLQKLILENPALEISLVKRLTGLSVAYPSAGPAHALVGQRVPNLMFQRSSEGMFQKLHNGRYVMLDLRADTALSSPLSGDDLGPHASACVDMHLTALTPEAPAPWAGLTAMLVRPDGYLAWASEDHETAALKAELAKIGSATFAPVSASITAEVR from the coding sequence ATGCTTAAGGAATATCAAGTCGTCATTGCCGGTGCTGGTCCGGTAGGGTGCTGGCTGGCGGGAGAATTGCAACTCGCCGGAATTTCGACACTAGTGCTGGAACAAAGCGAATCGATTGATCCTCAGTCGCGGGCTCTGACAGTGCACCCACGCACGATCGAGACCTTCGCATCGCGAGGCGTAGAAAAGGCGTTTCTCGATGAGGGGGTTGCAATCCCCGCCGGACATTTTGGGCTGCTGGACTATCGCCTCAACTTTCGTCCGCTTGAGTCGCCCTATCCCTTTACGCTGGCCATTCTTCAAGCGCGGACGACCGAGTTGTTGCAACAGCGCGCATGCGATCTCGGCGCCGAGATCCGACGCGGGCACAAAGTCCAGTCGTTCACCGAAACCGACTCGACGGTCACCGTCGCAGTGCAGGGTCCGAACGGGCCCTACTCCGTGGACACCGAGTACCTCGTCGGCTGCGATGGCGTGCGCAGCACGGTACGGAACTGCGCCGGGATTCCCTTCCCCGGTACCGATGCCACCGTCTACGGATGGCTGGGTGACGTCATTCTGGACTCCCCACCGGACGACGTTGCCATCAACAAATGGACGTCCGCCGGAGCGATTGCGGTAGTCAAGCTCCCGGGAGAGCGTCATCGGCTGGTCGGAATTTCTCCCGATGACGTCCGGACGGATCGTCCCGGCGCGTTCACGCTCGAGGAACTGCGGGCAAAAACTGTCGCGATCATGGGGACTGACTATGGCATGCACAGTCCTTCGTGGCTGTCGCGTTATAACAATACCGCCCGGCAGGCGCAGGCTTACCGAAAGGGACGCATCCTGCTGGCCGGCGACGCTGCGCACCAGCATATGCCGGCCGGCGGCGTCGGCCTGAACGTCGGCATCCAGGACGCCATGAACCTTGGATGGAAGCTCGCAGCAACGATCAATGGCTGGGCGCCGGCAGGACTGCTCGACAGCTACCACGCCGAACGCCATCCGGTCGGCCAGAACCTGCTTGAGCACACTCAGGCGCAGACGCTCCTGATGAGCGTCTTCACCAATGAGTGCCGGGATCTGCGTTCATTGCTCCAGAAGTTGATCCTGGAGAACCCGGCGCTCGAGATAAGCCTGGTCAAGCGGCTGACTGGTCTGTCGGTTGCCTACCCGTCCGCCGGCCCGGCTCATGCTCTCGTCGGACAGCGTGTTCCCAACCTGATGTTCCAACGTTCAAGCGAGGGCATGTTCCAGAAGCTTCACAACGGGCGCTATGTCATGCTCGATCTGCGAGCCGATACGGCGTTGTCCAGCCCGCTCAGCGGCGATGACCTTGGGCCCCACGCCAGCGCTTGCGTGGACATGCATCTCACTGCGTTGACGCCAGAGGCGCCCGCCCCCTGGGCCGGTCTCACCGCCATGCTGGTGCGTCCTGATGGCTATCTGGCCTGGGCGAGCGAGGACCACGAGACGGCAGCACTAAAAGCCGAGTTAGCCAAGATTGGCAGCGCAACGTTTGCGCCAGTCTCAGCATCGATCACCGCGGAGGTCCGCTGA
- a CDS encoding aldolase — MKHEDRKRFTDDQVKRLAGGLRLGAWTDEEKITLACRMLALEGHSRTLAGQITVRSAKGTFLTTPLAVGFDEIDTDQIIRIDESINVIEGRGAANPAIRFHLWIYRERPDVNCIIHTHPPYVSALSMTGTRLRVAHMDATPFADDCGFLAEWPGLPIADSEGKIIATALGKNRSVLLAHHGFLCATGSIEESAYLSMLIENAAQLQLMAESTGSITELDPDLARESHDFLLRPEIVQASFAMFARRALRAILPTPWGSRTS, encoded by the coding sequence ATGAAACATGAAGACCGGAAGCGCTTCACGGACGATCAGGTCAAACGGCTGGCCGGCGGCCTTCGACTCGGCGCCTGGACGGACGAGGAGAAGATCACGCTTGCATGTCGCATGCTGGCGCTCGAAGGGCACTCGCGCACACTTGCGGGGCAAATTACGGTAAGAAGCGCCAAGGGCACGTTCCTGACAACGCCACTGGCGGTGGGTTTCGACGAGATCGACACCGACCAGATCATTCGCATCGACGAATCGATCAACGTGATCGAAGGCAGGGGCGCTGCCAATCCAGCGATTCGGTTTCACCTCTGGATATACCGCGAGCGTCCGGACGTCAATTGCATCATCCATACACACCCGCCCTACGTATCGGCCCTGTCCATGACCGGGACGCGCTTGCGCGTTGCCCACATGGATGCAACGCCGTTTGCCGATGACTGCGGCTTTCTCGCTGAATGGCCCGGACTGCCGATCGCCGACAGCGAAGGCAAGATCATTGCCACGGCGCTCGGCAAAAACCGAAGCGTGCTGCTTGCCCATCACGGTTTTCTCTGCGCCACCGGCTCCATAGAGGAGTCGGCCTATCTGTCGATGCTGATCGAGAACGCGGCACAGCTACAACTGATGGCTGAGTCGACCGGTTCGATTACTGAACTCGACCCTGACCTTGCAAGAGAGTCACATGACTTTCTGCTACGCCCGGAAATTGTCCAGGCGAGCTTCGCCATGTTCGCCCGACGGGCACTCCGCGCAATTTTGCCAACGCCATGGGGTAGCCGTACGTCCTGA
- a CDS encoding RidA family protein, with amino-acid sequence MGNRVRRISPRGLPQLDSVISHALIVEPTGLVYTSGQLSWDESGALVEGTMIEQLRRAYANIDLLLQAAGSSREKIVNEVIYLVDYSPDTAGELVAALASERPPGSVPPTSTVVGVQTLFAPGFLVEVQVVATT; translated from the coding sequence ATGGGAAACCGTGTACGCAGGATTAGTCCCCGGGGGCTTCCGCAACTTGACAGCGTGATCTCGCACGCGCTCATCGTGGAGCCGACGGGCTTGGTCTATACCTCCGGCCAGCTTTCATGGGATGAGAGCGGTGCATTGGTTGAAGGAACGATGATCGAGCAGTTGCGCCGGGCCTATGCAAACATAGATCTCTTGCTTCAGGCCGCCGGGTCTTCGCGGGAAAAGATCGTGAACGAGGTGATCTACCTGGTTGACTATTCGCCTGATACCGCCGGGGAACTGGTGGCAGCGCTTGCATCGGAACGGCCGCCAGGATCCGTTCCGCCCACGAGTACCGTCGTCGGAGTCCAGACGCTTTTCGCGCCCGGCTTCCTTGTCGAGGTGCAAGTGGTTGCAACGACCTGA